A genomic window from Microscilla marina ATCC 23134 includes:
- a CDS encoding branched-chain amino acid transaminase yields the protein MNRHKIIFHDGEFINSRNSQCSIKSQTLHYGNGVFEGIRAYKTLEGSTAIFKAKAHFERLKRSAERMHMPFNYSTEELTNIAYLLLEKNELKDAYIRPLVFMGDEMSLAPAKTSHLVMMAWAWEKYLGDDTCRVMLSSYQRPNPKAFPMEVKLSGMYANSILATQEAKQKGFDEALLCDMNGFVAEGSGQNFFYEKDGKLYTPPLGNILPGITRATIIDLARENGIEVFEQHCKPETLQQADSAFFTGTASEVAGIKSIDDYHFPVHWEDSLGYQLQQEYQQHVRKENFQTYTII from the coding sequence ATGAACAGGCACAAAATAATATTCCACGATGGTGAGTTTATCAATTCCCGTAATAGTCAATGTAGTATCAAGAGTCAAACATTGCATTATGGCAATGGAGTTTTCGAAGGCATAAGGGCTTATAAAACCCTGGAAGGTAGCACCGCCATATTTAAGGCAAAAGCTCACTTTGAGCGCCTCAAGCGATCTGCCGAACGCATGCACATGCCTTTCAATTATTCTACAGAAGAGCTTACTAACATTGCTTATCTTTTGTTAGAAAAAAACGAGTTAAAAGATGCTTATATACGTCCACTGGTATTTATGGGCGACGAAATGTCATTGGCTCCTGCCAAAACCTCTCACTTGGTAATGATGGCTTGGGCTTGGGAAAAGTACCTTGGAGATGATACCTGCCGCGTAATGTTATCGTCGTATCAACGCCCCAACCCCAAAGCTTTTCCGATGGAAGTAAAATTGAGCGGAATGTACGCCAACTCAATACTTGCCACCCAGGAAGCCAAACAAAAAGGGTTTGATGAAGCCTTGCTTTGTGATATGAACGGTTTTGTTGCCGAAGGGTCAGGGCAAAATTTCTTCTACGAAAAAGACGGCAAATTATACACTCCTCCTTTGGGCAATATTTTACCTGGCATCACCCGCGCCACCATCATAGACCTTGCCCGCGAAAACGGCATAGAAGTTTTCGAACAACACTGCAAACCTGAAACACTCCAACAAGCCGATAGCGCATTTTTTACAGGAACCGCAAGCGAAGTAGCTGGCATCAAGTCTATCGATGACTATCACTTTCCAGTACATTGGGAAGATTCGCTGGGCTATCAACTACAGCAAGAATACCAACAACACGTAAGAAAAGAAAACTTCCAAACTTATACGATTATATAA
- a CDS encoding T9SS type A sorting domain-containing protein has product MTQLQYNNSKIRHKHLWLMLAFSLFFAANTFGQVTYRWTGAGDDTRWHNKNNWEVVGQPGLPTTIPKGDDDVIFDALPGDVTVYFDEVATCKTLNTQNLDPAKKLSFAFTSSSPKKIIINGSLLLNDNTVFIDNNGTGLGTVEFSSQSSGNQIYLGANTHHEVSLNFVDIGTWTVISNVHTTANIKVTQGTLNIESKNIQCNDFRSYYGDSRTINMKNSTVVVNYWVVGNTPQLTLDTEGSDLHILKGDVVRVYMGNHNYDKVTFGTTPDHTLLIEINYPNLGSAKIKQAIMKSTITHRPAIEYENLTLEPGVSLFLTSKATCTNSFTANGTCDQPIKVYTYQGTAAISTNGLFLNLPNSAAFQSNYMQVEKVVARSTTPGLLPFTLQNGLNLDEPANTGANGWTFVPPVNRDLLWVGGRGSSATYNWSDVNNWVLKNNPSQAAGCLPGPTDRVHFDQSSFVNGGDVVVDLNNAYCSDMLWDANVASAVHRPVLTQSIKDKNLYIYGSLQLAAAMDVAFTNIIELKGGVGAHTLTTAGLALKCPIRIHAEGVYTLQDNLTSESTLYFRQGTLNAINKTISVESISDGGAQDRFLISGPRAFNFSGSTLNIKDFLILGGAVSPTTVNAANSTINMFATTGAAVVGSAVDAFHDIIFHSTTDINASIHAKNTTTFHDVTIHSAKTEITGTGSYNILDLKGSVEFGQNDDRTYGDLMLTKGKAYQFDNTKGNYKIMSTHTIQRKLTAVGTCGSPIILESLTDGTPINLHFATGSTYDASYLSINEINATGDQAGFLVATEGSLDADNTYPSTGWDFTNSQPARTLYWVGDGGNWGDESHWVTRDANGAIKTTNECTPTPKDIVIFDANSFTTADQKVNMDLVVATCHSIIWKDDVKFQPEWAGENHNHILRVYGSFTTADASKMSVSYTGYVYMLGNGSIDTKGNELMMGRWVFENEQATWNLNSDWHATHVYLNGGSLKSNNYAMNLGVFTAVSEKNVSFDLGTSMVTIRGNSGSHSWKINNTQNKFTLKAAQSTIELAEGAIEMHAGTGLVYNNLTFSNNRNNGVKLSANQSSFNDVLFKSSTITVAGNNNTFRSLTLMKGGTIEGENIFDYLTLIVQANSYFLEGGKTHTVNKRLMVRGNNCTPIHWESTSASQAASIVMGTDAIAIVRYVNMQGLHITEKTPKFEAIQCADNGMNAGWNFVPLSQAIGHGFADSQTINPGEEVCLSVENFAVMEGDDFVWLKDGVEINSTSRTLCITEAGTYALKITYDNGCETQDEIVISYPVSQCPYQIGNATFSCVGDTVCVWLKAKTKVTAGIIGMDYCLQYDASVVEPITDLNLPKDRRYEFGEVVTTNGQGFERVYINYEAGQNRVYSSIYYEDIQSSTTSRYFTGSGNVFCIKFRLKTAVTGQFPITACQVSESYALGEEDKCADPGMVEVTPDVNKLKARIIYWNQEGGIRPLAYDNSGNHLITNIQGNVATCDALSVTAVNTDIQGYFVYDKTQGSHVTIKRDIPGDYNGQTGTAPDMMNIVNGMDCYYAGLITTFDQNNTKNGNSNWTPNAFQMLAADVNMNDKVRANDITLIQNRIVLKMQEYPQVWNYAYTAGNTEQQPTQAGVYSLDWRFVDEATVNTATDFNATANYPVYVGNMASDAGFWRDNAPDLTTCRPVQEGSVCDAGNTNNLFYGIMLGDVDGSWTTGVSNHLRTTKSEGTLAIDLFNAEDMGDGGYRIPVYYRGEGKLHAIDFSFEYDHSKVQVQKADYATAGTSAELNMRWNAYQNQKFLLTSYTMKGVNTQDKVYYIEVKTTDGNLDASAFQNVKAYLNGKASQSKVIATAAQQNAFAMANNTTVVTMYPNPASNVVTLSYSHLSQGIPQVVLSDLNGQKVNIQPTVDQSGKIQFGVSHVVRGLYLVTLYDEAGGVISRQKLMIKR; this is encoded by the coding sequence ATGACTCAACTACAATACAATAATTCTAAGATAAGGCACAAGCATCTTTGGTTAATGCTTGCTTTTTCTTTATTTTTTGCTGCCAATACCTTTGGTCAAGTTACCTACCGCTGGACAGGAGCAGGTGATGATACGAGGTGGCATAATAAAAACAACTGGGAGGTTGTAGGACAACCAGGTTTACCTACTACCATACCCAAAGGCGATGATGATGTGATATTTGATGCCTTGCCCGGTGATGTAACCGTTTACTTTGATGAGGTAGCCACTTGTAAGACGCTCAATACACAAAACCTGGATCCGGCAAAGAAGCTGTCTTTTGCTTTTACGAGTTCATCTCCTAAAAAGATTATCATCAACGGTTCGCTGTTGTTGAATGATAACACGGTGTTTATTGACAATAATGGCACAGGTTTAGGAACAGTAGAGTTTTCTTCACAAAGCAGTGGCAACCAAATTTATTTAGGGGCAAACACCCACCATGAGGTCTCTCTTAATTTTGTTGACATAGGTACCTGGACAGTGATCAGTAATGTTCACACTACTGCTAACATTAAGGTAACCCAGGGGACTTTGAATATAGAGAGTAAAAATATTCAATGTAATGATTTTAGGTCATACTATGGAGACTCTCGTACCATCAATATGAAGAACTCGACCGTTGTTGTGAACTATTGGGTGGTGGGAAATACCCCTCAGTTGACACTGGATACTGAAGGGTCTGATCTTCATATCTTGAAGGGAGACGTTGTCAGGGTTTATATGGGGAACCATAATTATGATAAGGTCACTTTTGGAACCACACCTGATCACACGCTCCTTATTGAGATAAATTATCCTAACTTGGGGTCTGCTAAAATTAAGCAGGCAATTATGAAGTCTACGATTACTCATAGACCAGCCATCGAGTACGAAAACCTTACCCTTGAGCCAGGCGTGAGCCTTTTCCTGACTAGTAAAGCTACTTGTACCAATAGTTTTACTGCCAATGGTACTTGCGACCAACCAATCAAAGTGTACACCTATCAAGGAACCGCAGCTATTAGCACCAATGGGTTGTTTTTAAACTTGCCTAATAGTGCGGCTTTCCAGAGCAACTATATGCAAGTAGAAAAAGTAGTAGCAAGGAGCACCACCCCAGGACTGTTACCCTTTACTTTACAAAACGGGTTGAACCTTGATGAGCCTGCCAATACAGGTGCCAACGGCTGGACTTTTGTACCTCCCGTGAACAGGGACTTGCTATGGGTTGGTGGTCGAGGAAGCTCTGCAACCTATAATTGGTCGGATGTAAATAACTGGGTCTTGAAAAATAATCCTTCGCAAGCGGCGGGATGCTTACCCGGACCTACTGATCGGGTTCACTTTGATCAATCTTCTTTTGTAAATGGAGGAGATGTAGTAGTTGATTTAAACAATGCTTACTGTAGCGATATGTTATGGGACGCCAATGTAGCCAGTGCTGTCCACCGTCCAGTGTTGACACAAAGCATTAAAGACAAGAATTTATATATCTATGGGTCGTTGCAATTGGCAGCTGCTATGGATGTAGCCTTTACCAATATCATAGAGTTAAAGGGAGGAGTAGGGGCGCATACCCTTACTACCGCAGGGCTTGCCCTGAAATGTCCCATAAGAATTCATGCCGAAGGAGTGTATACTTTGCAAGACAACCTTACTTCAGAAAGCACTTTGTATTTCCGACAGGGAACCTTAAACGCGATTAATAAAACGATCAGTGTAGAAAGCATTTCGGACGGGGGAGCACAGGATCGTTTTTTGATTTCAGGTCCTCGTGCTTTCAATTTTTCGGGCTCGACCTTGAACATTAAAGATTTTCTGATTCTAGGTGGAGCAGTGAGTCCTACTACAGTAAATGCAGCTAACTCTACAATCAATATGTTCGCAACAACTGGCGCAGCAGTAGTGGGATCAGCAGTAGATGCTTTTCACGATATAATATTTCATAGCACTACCGATATTAATGCAAGTATACATGCCAAAAATACCACCACGTTTCATGACGTAACCATTCACTCTGCTAAAACTGAAATTACTGGTACCGGGTCCTATAATATCCTTGACCTTAAGGGTTCGGTAGAATTTGGTCAGAATGATGATCGTACCTATGGTGATCTGATGTTGACCAAGGGAAAGGCTTATCAGTTTGACAATACCAAAGGCAATTATAAGATTATGTCTACACACACGATCCAACGAAAGTTGACCGCTGTGGGTACTTGTGGCAGTCCTATCATTCTTGAGTCGTTGACTGATGGTACACCGATAAATTTACACTTTGCTACAGGCAGTACTTATGATGCCAGTTATTTGTCTATCAACGAAATAAATGCTACCGGCGATCAGGCTGGTTTTTTAGTGGCCACTGAAGGCTCGCTGGATGCAGATAATACTTACCCTTCTACTGGTTGGGATTTTACTAACAGCCAACCCGCCCGTACCCTGTATTGGGTAGGCGATGGAGGGAATTGGGGCGACGAGAGCCACTGGGTCACCCGCGATGCCAATGGTGCTATTAAAACCACCAATGAGTGTACACCTACGCCAAAAGATATTGTGATATTTGATGCGAACTCGTTTACAACTGCGGATCAAAAAGTAAATATGGACTTGGTGGTGGCTACTTGTCACTCCATTATTTGGAAAGATGACGTAAAGTTTCAACCTGAATGGGCAGGCGAAAATCATAACCACATCCTGAGAGTGTATGGTTCTTTTACTACTGCCGATGCCAGCAAAATGAGTGTGTCTTATACAGGATATGTATACATGTTAGGCAATGGTAGCATAGACACCAAAGGCAACGAGTTAATGATGGGCAGGTGGGTTTTTGAAAACGAACAAGCTACCTGGAATCTAAACAGTGATTGGCATGCAACCCATGTGTATTTAAATGGGGGTAGCCTCAAATCTAACAATTATGCTATGAATTTAGGGGTTTTTACTGCTGTTAGTGAAAAAAATGTGTCGTTTGACTTAGGTACATCTATGGTGACAATAAGAGGGAACTCTGGGAGCCATAGTTGGAAAATTAACAATACACAAAATAAGTTTACCCTCAAGGCTGCTCAATCTACAATAGAGCTTGCCGAAGGTGCTATAGAGATGCATGCAGGTACTGGCTTGGTGTACAACAACCTTACCTTTAGTAATAATAGAAACAACGGTGTTAAGCTATCGGCTAATCAGTCAAGTTTTAATGATGTATTATTTAAAAGCAGCACCATAACCGTTGCGGGCAATAACAATACGTTTAGATCATTGACATTGATGAAAGGTGGAACTATTGAAGGCGAGAATATATTTGACTATTTGACCCTGATAGTACAAGCAAACAGTTACTTTTTAGAAGGGGGTAAAACTCACACTGTGAACAAACGCTTGATGGTAAGAGGAAATAATTGTACGCCCATTCATTGGGAGTCTACTAGTGCTTCGCAGGCTGCATCAATCGTAATGGGTACCGATGCCATTGCCATTGTAAGGTATGTAAACATGCAAGGCTTGCATATTACCGAAAAGACCCCAAAGTTTGAGGCAATACAATGCGCCGATAATGGAATGAATGCGGGTTGGAACTTTGTGCCTTTGAGTCAGGCGATAGGTCATGGATTTGCCGACTCACAAACGATTAACCCTGGTGAAGAGGTGTGTTTATCGGTAGAAAATTTTGCCGTCATGGAAGGCGATGATTTTGTCTGGTTAAAAGATGGGGTAGAAATCAATAGTACTTCTCGCACCCTTTGTATCACCGAAGCGGGCACCTATGCTTTAAAAATAACTTATGACAATGGTTGTGAAACACAAGACGAAATTGTTATAAGTTACCCAGTAAGCCAATGCCCTTACCAAATTGGCAACGCTACTTTTAGTTGTGTAGGCGACACAGTATGTGTGTGGCTCAAGGCAAAAACCAAGGTAACTGCGGGCATCATTGGCATGGACTATTGCTTGCAATATGATGCCAGCGTAGTAGAACCCATCACCGATTTGAACTTGCCCAAAGATCGCCGTTATGAATTTGGTGAAGTGGTGACCACCAACGGTCAAGGTTTTGAGCGGGTATATATCAACTATGAAGCTGGGCAAAACCGCGTATATAGTAGTATTTATTACGAAGATATCCAAAGTTCTACTACTTCCCGTTATTTTACTGGTTCAGGCAATGTATTTTGTATCAAGTTCCGGCTAAAAACAGCGGTGACTGGACAGTTCCCGATCACAGCCTGTCAGGTGTCAGAGTCTTACGCCTTGGGCGAAGAAGATAAATGTGCCGACCCTGGAATGGTAGAAGTAACCCCAGATGTCAACAAGTTAAAAGCCCGTATTATTTACTGGAACCAGGAAGGCGGTATTCGCCCATTGGCTTACGACAACAGCGGCAACCACCTGATTACCAACATTCAAGGCAATGTAGCTACTTGTGATGCTTTATCGGTTACTGCGGTAAACACAGATATTCAAGGGTATTTTGTCTACGATAAAACTCAAGGAAGTCATGTGACGATTAAGCGAGATATTCCTGGAGATTATAATGGCCAAACTGGTACTGCCCCTGATATGATGAATATAGTGAATGGGATGGATTGTTATTATGCTGGGCTGATCACTACGTTTGACCAAAATAACACGAAAAATGGCAATAGTAATTGGACGCCAAATGCTTTCCAGATGTTGGCAGCCGATGTAAACATGAACGACAAGGTAAGAGCCAATGACATTACTTTGATTCAAAACCGCATTGTGTTGAAAATGCAGGAATACCCTCAGGTATGGAACTATGCCTATACTGCAGGCAACACTGAACAACAACCTACGCAAGCTGGGGTGTATTCGTTAGACTGGCGTTTTGTAGACGAGGCAACAGTAAATACTGCGACCGACTTTAATGCCACAGCAAACTATCCAGTATATGTAGGTAATATGGCAAGCGATGCTGGTTTTTGGCGCGACAATGCCCCTGACTTGACTACTTGCCGCCCGGTACAAGAGGGCTCAGTATGTGATGCTGGCAATACCAACAACTTGTTTTATGGCATTATGTTAGGTGATGTAGACGGAAGTTGGACTACTGGGGTGAGCAACCATTTGCGTACTACCAAAAGCGAAGGAACGCTTGCCATTGACTTGTTCAATGCTGAGGACATGGGCGATGGTGGGTATCGTATTCCGGTATATTACCGTGGAGAAGGTAAATTGCACGCGATTGACTTTAGCTTTGAGTATGATCATAGCAAAGTGCAGGTTCAGAAGGCAGATTATGCCACAGCTGGTACTAGCGCAGAGCTAAATATGCGATGGAATGCTTACCAAAACCAAAAGTTTTTGCTTACTTCTTATACTATGAAAGGGGTAAATACCCAA
- a CDS encoding SiaB family protein kinase encodes MSSEQVKQYNEDQDFDFFAYQAQLERENLMLSYKGPLTDVLLAELSRDIREKLKDSRRVGKKVFSVFMELTQNVLYYSKEVNHFGDRDRVGTVVILQYDDHYQVITGNMVRREAAPLLLDKWKTVTSLDREALREYKRKLRDAPSEGESKGAGIGLVQVALTSDDLEMKIKHLSNEYSFFALFVNIKK; translated from the coding sequence ATGAGTTCAGAACAGGTTAAACAATACAACGAAGACCAGGATTTTGATTTTTTTGCTTATCAGGCGCAGCTTGAGCGGGAGAACCTAATGCTTTCTTACAAAGGACCTTTAACAGATGTGTTGTTGGCAGAGCTAAGCCGCGATATTAGAGAAAAACTCAAGGATAGCCGCAGGGTAGGAAAAAAAGTGTTTTCTGTTTTTATGGAGTTGACCCAAAACGTACTATATTATTCTAAAGAAGTCAACCACTTTGGCGATCGTGATAGAGTAGGTACAGTGGTTATTTTGCAATATGATGATCACTATCAGGTGATTACCGGAAACATGGTGAGGCGTGAGGCAGCTCCTTTGTTGCTCGATAAATGGAAAACAGTAACTTCTCTTGATCGTGAAGCGTTGCGTGAGTATAAACGCAAATTACGCGATGCCCCCTCAGAGGGAGAAAGCAAAGGTGCAGGTATTGGGTTGGTTCAAGTAGCGCTCACCTCCGATGATCTGGAAATGAAAATAAAACACTTAAGCAATGAGTATTCGTTTTTTGCCTTGTTTGTAAATATAAAGAAATAG
- a CDS encoding CobW family GTP-binding protein — translation MTTKDHTHAKTPVTIITGFLGAGKTTLLNRLIAQHPQTKFAIIENEFGKVPIDHELVVGAGDGIFELANGCICCTLNVELGKVLRHLVDKFQDFDHLIIETTGVADPAGVAAAFVSDMKVQNRFELDSTLCLVDAAHLEATLASNDDVAAQQIAFADVLLLNKADQVSETQLSQIQQTANQINPYAQVVAGAFAQFEGIDLLTIKAHQTATIEQKTQQIRPLLHHHAQLVSHSFSFDAPFDEDKFKMWIYQLLHVQSKGIYRIKGVLHFANKEKKVVFQSVKNQFVFEEGSTWDENQTPTSKIVFIGNSLNEKILQRRLNSCLDKSYFAKI, via the coding sequence ATGACTACAAAAGACCATACACACGCCAAAACACCTGTCACCATTATTACCGGATTTTTGGGAGCGGGTAAAACCACCTTGCTCAACCGTTTGATAGCCCAACACCCCCAAACCAAATTTGCTATTATAGAAAATGAGTTTGGAAAAGTACCTATAGACCATGAGTTGGTGGTGGGTGCCGGAGACGGTATTTTTGAACTCGCCAATGGTTGTATTTGTTGTACGCTCAATGTAGAACTAGGCAAAGTGTTGCGCCATTTGGTAGACAAATTTCAGGACTTTGACCATTTAATTATCGAGACCACTGGCGTGGCTGATCCTGCCGGGGTAGCGGCCGCTTTTGTGTCTGACATGAAAGTACAAAACCGCTTTGAGCTCGATAGCACCCTTTGTTTGGTAGATGCGGCTCACCTTGAAGCAACCCTGGCAAGTAATGATGACGTAGCCGCTCAACAAATTGCTTTTGCTGATGTATTATTGCTCAACAAGGCAGACCAGGTCTCAGAAACTCAGCTGAGCCAAATACAACAAACTGCCAATCAAATTAACCCGTATGCCCAAGTAGTAGCGGGGGCTTTTGCCCAATTTGAGGGCATTGACCTACTGACAATCAAAGCACACCAAACTGCTACCATAGAACAAAAAACCCAACAAATACGCCCTCTTTTGCACCACCATGCCCAGTTGGTGTCACATAGTTTTTCTTTTGATGCCCCCTTTGATGAAGACAAGTTTAAAATGTGGATTTATCAATTACTGCACGTACAAAGCAAAGGTATTTATCGCATCAAGGGAGTGTTGCACTTTGCCAACAAGGAGAAAAAAGTAGTGTTTCAATCGGTGAAGAACCAATTTGTTTTTGAGGAAGGGAGCACTTGGGATGAAAACCAAACACCTACAAGTAAAATAGTCTTTATAGGAAATAGTTTGAACGAAAAAATTCTGCAGCGAAGACTCAATTCTTGCTTAGATAAGTCGTATTTTGCAAAAATTTAA
- a CDS encoding flavin monoamine oxidase family protein — protein sequence MYRNEILPAIKNGFSLEKPWDGRVIIIGAGIAGLTAGHILGKSGIEYTILEASQVIGGRIRALEGFADFPIELGAEEIHGRKSAWYELIQAQQKEVISPIKYGTTFYKIEDKVLSLKEMQNAESYERVDKFTLNWEEYDHEEVSVADYIKRLKVPEQYHHVINAWYGNEYGTSNQRLGVLSMAQADRKWSSGESNFAMKNGCYNEVLKATFADVLPKVQLNSPVVMVDTTKELIEIDTKKGQYTANKVIVTVPLSVLKAGDIAFLPAFDKEKQKAIDTIGMDAGMKIILKFKERFWQEDMVSIFPGGQVPEFWATGIGKDTQDHVLTAFVNGENAEYLSSLGEQAVYVALHELDEFYGERKATDNLVDSYIMDWSKEPYIKGAYSYPALNSEPERISLAEPIDDKIFFAGEATNAWGHLGTVHGALETGYRAVKEVVESIELFE from the coding sequence ATGTACAGAAATGAAATTTTGCCTGCCATCAAAAACGGGTTCTCACTGGAAAAACCCTGGGATGGACGCGTGATTATTATTGGCGCCGGAATAGCAGGACTTACTGCCGGGCATATCTTAGGAAAAAGCGGCATTGAATACACCATATTGGAAGCTTCGCAGGTGATAGGCGGACGAATAAGAGCCCTTGAGGGTTTTGCAGACTTTCCGATAGAACTGGGGGCAGAAGAAATTCACGGGCGAAAATCTGCCTGGTACGAACTAATACAAGCCCAGCAAAAAGAAGTAATTAGCCCCATCAAATACGGTACTACCTTCTACAAGATAGAAGATAAAGTACTTAGTCTCAAAGAAATGCAAAACGCCGAGAGCTACGAAAGGGTAGATAAATTTACTCTAAACTGGGAAGAGTACGACCACGAAGAAGTGTCAGTGGCTGATTATATAAAACGCCTCAAAGTACCCGAACAATACCACCACGTAATCAACGCCTGGTATGGCAACGAATATGGCACCTCTAACCAACGCCTGGGAGTACTAAGTATGGCACAGGCCGACAGAAAGTGGTCTTCGGGTGAGTCTAATTTTGCCATGAAGAATGGTTGTTACAACGAAGTACTCAAAGCCACTTTTGCCGATGTACTGCCCAAGGTGCAGCTCAATAGCCCGGTGGTAATGGTAGATACTACCAAAGAACTCATAGAGATAGACACCAAGAAAGGACAGTATACAGCCAATAAAGTAATTGTAACAGTGCCTCTAAGCGTGCTCAAGGCAGGTGATATTGCTTTTTTGCCCGCCTTCGACAAAGAAAAACAAAAAGCTATAGATACTATAGGCATGGATGCAGGGATGAAAATTATTCTAAAGTTTAAAGAAAGGTTTTGGCAAGAAGATATGGTTTCTATATTTCCGGGAGGGCAAGTGCCTGAGTTTTGGGCTACTGGCATAGGCAAAGACACACAAGACCACGTATTGACTGCTTTTGTCAACGGCGAAAATGCCGAATACCTAAGTAGTCTGGGCGAACAAGCGGTATATGTAGCACTGCACGAACTGGACGAGTTTTATGGTGAACGCAAAGCCACCGACAACCTGGTGGATAGCTATATTATGGACTGGAGCAAAGAACCATACATTAAAGGGGCTTACTCCTATCCTGCCCTCAACTCCGAACCTGAACGTATTAGTTTGGCAGAACCCATAGATGATAAAATATTCTTTGCCGGAGAAGCTACCAACGCCTGGGGGCATTTAGGGACTGTTCATGGGGCATTAGAAACCGGCTACCGTGCCGTGAAGGAAGTCGTAGAATCGATAGAACTTTTTGAATGA